One genomic segment of Ignavibacteriota bacterium includes these proteins:
- the htpX gene encoding zinc metalloprotease HtpX, whose translation MQSNFRTFLLMMALTLLFIWIGGIVGGKTGSIIALIIAAGMNFYSYWFSDKMVLSRYKANEIGPDHPSGLYQMVEKLANNAQLPMPKVYITPEQTPNAFATGRNPQHAAVAATQGILRILSKDELEGVMAHELAHVKHRDILTSAIAATFAGALATLGQIAHFSSDRRENPMAGLFMMILAPIAGMVIRMTISRVREFAADKGGAEISGKPLGLATALYKLQNGVQQIPMITGRESDSHMFIINPFFGGMQKLFSTHPSTEDRIKRLEEIAGQKIFN comes from the coding sequence ATGCAAAGTAACTTTAGAACTTTTTTATTAATGATGGCTTTAACGCTTCTATTTATTTGGATTGGCGGAATTGTTGGAGGAAAAACCGGATCAATAATTGCTTTAATAATTGCTGCTGGAATGAATTTTTACAGCTACTGGTTTAGCGATAAAATGGTTTTAAGCAGATATAAAGCCAATGAAATTGGTCCAGACCATCCAAGCGGACTTTATCAAATGGTAGAAAAATTAGCTAACAACGCTCAATTGCCAATGCCAAAAGTTTATATAACTCCCGAACAAACTCCCAATGCATTTGCAACCGGAAGAAATCCCCAGCACGCTGCAGTTGCTGCTACTCAAGGAATTTTAAGAATTTTATCTAAAGATGAACTTGAAGGAGTTATGGCTCACGAATTAGCTCATGTAAAACATCGTGATATTTTAACAAGCGCAATTGCCGCAACTTTTGCAGGAGCTTTGGCTACACTTGGACAAATTGCACATTTTAGTTCTGATAGAAGAGAAAATCCAATGGCTGGTTTATTTATGATGATTTTAGCTCCGATTGCCGGAATGGTAATTAGAATGACAATTTCACGAGTTAGAGAATTTGCCGCAGATAAAGGCGGAGCAGAAATTTCGGGAAAACCATTAGGCTTAGCCACGGCACTTTACAAATTGCAAAATGGTGTTCAACAAATTCCTATGATAACAGGAAGGGAATCCGACTCACATATGTTTATAATCAATCCATTTTTTGGCGGAATGCAAAAATTATTTTCTACACATCCTTCAACTGAAGATAGAATAAAAAGATTGGAAGAAATTGCCGGACAAAAAATATTTAACTAA
- the dnaA gene encoding chromosomal replication initiator protein DnaA, with protein MAKSQDNNSIPIWKECLKLIKQNVSNITYNTWFLPIKPFDCDGTTLRISVPNNFFIEWIEEHYNTLINKTLNQVLGSEAKLIYIISEEEKEDLQLFDPPVVETKKVTAKTEQLNFESNISPRYTFDNFIKGESNQLARAAAIAISDNPGETSFNPLFIYGGVGLGKTHLIQAIGNNILSKYPNKKIIYLSADIFTTQFVEAIQSNNVADFSSFYNNMDVLIIDDIQFLTGREKTQDLFFHIFNILHQARKQIILSSDRPPKDLKGMNDRLISRFQWGLTADVQAPDFETRIAILKNKSDSFGISLSNEILDYIAYNITSNIRELEGCLIKLLANSSLSGREIDFELTRKTVNEISTRKEVNVSIDSITKIVCQEFKVEENKVREKNRKKEVVLARQIAMYLSKKLTKASLKTIGLHFGGRDHSTVIHAFSNIEKLTSEDIQLNEVVSGLKNKLELGV; from the coding sequence TTGGCAAAATCGCAAGACAACAATTCTATTCCAATTTGGAAGGAATGTTTAAAATTGATAAAGCAAAACGTATCAAATATAACATACAATACTTGGTTTTTACCAATTAAACCTTTTGATTGCGACGGAACAACTCTTAGAATTTCTGTACCAAATAATTTTTTTATAGAATGGATTGAAGAACATTATAATACTTTAATAAACAAAACTTTAAATCAAGTATTGGGTTCGGAAGCAAAATTAATTTATATAATAAGCGAAGAAGAAAAAGAAGATCTGCAATTATTTGATCCGCCGGTTGTTGAGACAAAAAAAGTAACTGCAAAAACCGAACAGTTGAATTTTGAATCAAATATTAGTCCGCGTTACACATTTGATAATTTTATAAAAGGGGAATCAAATCAACTTGCGCGCGCTGCGGCAATTGCAATTTCAGATAATCCCGGCGAAACTTCTTTTAATCCATTGTTTATTTACGGCGGAGTTGGTTTAGGTAAAACTCACTTAATTCAGGCAATCGGAAATAATATTTTAAGTAAATATCCAAATAAAAAGATAATATATCTTTCGGCGGATATTTTTACAACCCAGTTTGTTGAAGCGATTCAATCAAACAATGTTGCGGATTTTTCCAGTTTTTACAATAATATGGATGTTTTAATTATAGATGACATTCAATTTTTAACCGGAAGAGAGAAGACCCAAGATCTGTTTTTTCACATTTTTAATATTCTTCATCAGGCAAGAAAGCAAATTATTCTTTCAAGCGATAGACCGCCAAAAGATTTAAAGGGAATGAATGATAGATTAATTTCAAGATTTCAATGGGGATTAACTGCCGATGTTCAAGCTCCGGATTTTGAAACAAGAATTGCAATTTTGAAAAATAAAAGCGATAGTTTCGGAATTTCACTCTCTAACGAAATTTTGGATTACATTGCTTATAATATTACTTCAAATATTAGAGAATTGGAAGGCTGTTTAATTAAATTGTTAGCAAATTCTTCATTAAGCGGAAGAGAAATTGATTTTGAATTAACAAGAAAAACCGTTAATGAAATTTCTACAAGAAAAGAAGTAAATGTTTCAATTGATAGTATTACAAAAATTGTATGTCAAGAATTTAAAGTAGAGGAAAATAAGGTTAGAGAAAAAAATAGAAAAAAAGAAGTTGTTTTAGCTCGACAAATTGCAATGTATTTATCTAAAAAATTAACGAAAGCTTCATTAAAGACCATAGGTCTTCATTTTGGCGGAAGAGATCATTCAACGGTAATTCATGCTTTTAGTAATATTGAAAAATTAACTTCTGAAGATATACAACTTAACGAAGTGGTCAGCGGATTAAAAAATAAACTCGAGTTGGGGGTATAG
- a CDS encoding NifU family protein, with protein sequence MLMVKDVDLTPNPQALKFILSEKLLNRETRSFKSKVEAENDPIAKLIFELPGIVSVFYMDRFITIEKEPNISWGKIQMPFVNLIKNFDKNLIPQESENINSSANESEMLKHINDLLDKRVRPALAGDGGGLQVLDLHDKTLTIRYQGACGTCPSAIQGTLVAIENLLKREIDPFMEVVSG encoded by the coding sequence ATGTTAATGGTAAAAGATGTTGATTTAACACCAAATCCCCAAGCTTTAAAATTTATATTGAGTGAAAAATTATTAAATAGAGAAACAAGAAGTTTTAAATCAAAAGTAGAAGCAGAAAATGATCCGATTGCTAAATTAATTTTTGAATTACCCGGCATTGTTTCTGTTTTTTATATGGATAGATTTATTACAATTGAAAAAGAACCAAATATTAGCTGGGGAAAAATTCAAATGCCTTTTGTAAATCTTATTAAAAATTTTGATAAGAATTTAATTCCTCAAGAATCAGAAAATATAAATTCTTCTGCAAATGAATCTGAAATGCTAAAGCATATTAATGATCTTCTTGATAAAAGAGTTAGACCCGCACTTGCCGGAGACGGCGGAGGTTTACAAGTTTTAGATTTACATGATAAAACTTTAACAATTAGATATCAAGGAGCTTGCGGAACTTGTCCAAGTGCAATTCAAGGAACATTAGTAGCAATTGAGAATTTATTGAAGCGCGAAATTGATCCTTTTATGGAAGTAGTTAGCGGATAA
- a CDS encoding P-II family nitrogen regulator, translating to MKKVEAIIRPGKLDILHTALQEEGFAGITVTEVRGYGRQKGHKEIYRGSEYNLEFVPKVKVELICSDDAVEKAIQIIIEKSKTGKIGDGKIFIIPIEDAIRIRTEESGESAV from the coding sequence ATGAAAAAAGTGGAAGCAATAATTAGACCCGGAAAATTGGATATTCTGCACACTGCTCTCCAAGAAGAAGGTTTTGCGGGAATTACAGTTACGGAAGTTAGAGGTTATGGCAGACAAAAAGGTCATAAAGAAATTTACAGAGGATCTGAGTATAATCTTGAATTTGTGCCCAAAGTTAAAGTTGAACTTATTTGTTCTGATGACGCTGTAGAAAAAGCAATCCAGATAATTATTGAAAAAAGTAAAACCGGAAAAATAGGTGATGGTAAAATTTTTATCATTCCTATAGAAGATGCAATCCGAATTAGAACCGAAGAATCCGGTGAATCAGCAGTTTAA
- a CDS encoding dodecin domain-containing protein, protein MSNINSGAIKVIEIIGISEKSFDDAVNQAVKKASISIKGITGVEVIKHSAKVEDGKIVQFKANVKLAFAVE, encoded by the coding sequence ATGTCAAACATTAATTCTGGTGCAATAAAAGTTATTGAAATTATTGGAATTTCAGAAAAAAGTTTTGATGATGCCGTAAATCAAGCAGTTAAAAAAGCATCAATATCAATAAAGGGAATTACCGGTGTTGAAGTTATAAAGCACAGTGCAAAAGTTGAAGACGGAAAAATTGTGCAATTTAAAGCAAATGTTAAATTAGCTTTTGCAGTTGAATAA
- a CDS encoding lysine 2,3-aminomutase, with product MITPKLKIFQLKDLNNILQLKALPKDEIFNMEVVANVLPFRVNNYVLEELIDWSNIPQDPIFQLTFMHKEMLSPPQFIKMADALKRNLPNRMVKQISDEIRLELNPHPAGQLTANIPFLDNFPIKGLQHKYKETVLIFPSGGQTCHSYCSFCFRWAQFVGIDNLKFATDESKKFQEYIKTHKEITDILFTGGDPMVMKYQKLKTYIEPFLSHQFEHIQNIRIGTKSLAYWPYRFITDSDSNQILKLFEKIIRSGKHLSIMAHFSHYNELQTKIVNEAIQKLRNIGVEIRTQSPVVKHVNDKSEIWEKMWKEQVRLGLIPYYMFVERNTGAKKYFEIPIMKVFKIYKKAFKNVSGLSRTARGPVMSALPGKVAVEGIAEVNNEKVFVLNLLQARNPDWVKKPFFASFDSTATWFTHLTPAFGNEEFFFDEELNNMIAEKEERFIEDHLN from the coding sequence ATGATTACTCCAAAACTGAAAATATTTCAACTAAAAGACTTAAATAACATTTTGCAGCTAAAGGCACTTCCTAAAGATGAGATTTTTAATATGGAAGTTGTTGCAAATGTATTACCTTTTAGAGTAAATAATTATGTTTTAGAAGAATTAATTGATTGGTCAAACATTCCCCAAGATCCGATTTTTCAATTAACTTTTATGCATAAAGAAATGTTGAGTCCGCCGCAATTTATAAAAATGGCTGATGCATTAAAAAGAAATTTACCGAACAGAATGGTAAAACAAATTTCTGATGAAATTAGGTTAGAATTAAATCCTCACCCAGCCGGACAGTTAACCGCAAATATTCCGTTTCTTGATAACTTTCCGATAAAAGGATTACAGCATAAATATAAAGAAACGGTTTTGATTTTTCCTTCAGGTGGGCAAACTTGCCACTCTTATTGTTCTTTTTGTTTTAGATGGGCTCAATTTGTTGGAATTGATAATTTAAAATTTGCAACAGATGAATCGAAAAAATTTCAAGAATATATAAAAACACATAAAGAAATTACGGATATTCTTTTTACCGGCGGAGATCCAATGGTTATGAAATATCAAAAATTGAAAACTTACATTGAACCATTTTTATCACATCAATTTGAACATATTCAGAATATTAGGATTGGAACAAAGTCATTAGCATATTGGCCTTATAGATTTATTACAGATTCAGATTCAAATCAAATACTAAAATTATTTGAAAAAATAATAAGATCCGGAAAACATTTATCAATTATGGCTCATTTTAGTCATTACAATGAACTCCAAACAAAAATTGTTAATGAAGCAATTCAAAAACTACGAAATATTGGTGTGGAGATTAGAACTCAGTCACCGGTTGTAAAACATGTAAATGATAAATCAGAAATTTGGGAAAAAATGTGGAAAGAACAAGTTAGGCTTGGTTTAATTCCATATTACATGTTTGTTGAAAGAAACACTGGAGCAAAAAAATATTTTGAAATACCAATTATGAAAGTTTTTAAAATATATAAAAAAGCATTTAAAAATGTTTCTGGATTAAGCCGTACTGCAAGAGGACCGGTTATGTCGGCATTGCCAGGAAAAGTAGCGGTTGAAGGAATTGCAGAAGTTAATAATGAAAAAGTTTTTGTTCTAAATTTACTTCAAGCAAGAAATCCCGATTGGGTAAAAAAACCGTTTTTTGCTTCTTTTGATTCAACAGCAACTTGGTTTACACATTTAACACCGGCATTTGGAAATGAAGAATTTTTCTTTGATGAAGAATTAAATAATATGATTGCAGAAAAAGAAGAAAGGTTTATTGAAGATCATTTGAATTGA
- a CDS encoding carboxy terminal-processing peptidase produces MKKYIILLSAFLILNNCQKNISEDLHAQNQIVDTNKVVEPLDFYPEINKMVTTILSRYHYKKFDLDDSLSSVVFNNYINSLDYNKSYFLKSDLDNFEKYKFALDENLHLGNLLPAYEIFNVYKTRMNERMKYVLGRLNKEFDFTKNETFIIDREKESWAINNDELDEIWRQKLKNEALNLKLSGKEWEKSKETLIQRYKNYHKAILQFKSEDVLQLYLNSFADAIDPHSNYLAPRTSENFNIRMKLSLEGIGATLQTDNDYTKVVNIVPGGPAFKADNIHADDLISGVGQGDEEIVDVIGWRIDDVVDLIRGDKGTKVRLTVLRAKNGIDSKPDTISIIRDKVKLEEQAAQKKVISINENNVDYKLGVIEIPSFYVDFDAKRNGDPDFRSTTRDVAKILDELKKENVDGIIVDLRNNGGGALDEAVELTGLFIKDGPVVQVRQSNGSITVEKDPDPAIIYNGPMAVVINRYSASASEIFSGAIQDYGRGIVLGEQSYGKGTVQNLIGLERFVPSAGDQSGQLKLTIAKYYRINGSSTQNLGVIPDVQFPTAVDPNEYGESSMPSALEWDQIQTSQFKKYGDFTSILPKLIKKHHERILTEPEFNYLLEDIEEYKENKNKIEFSLNEVVRKKERDERELKRKQREEEREKLNKIEIIDKKEVTKKSLKVEDPFLEESGRILVDLLQKQG; encoded by the coding sequence ATGAAGAAATATATAATTCTCTTATCGGCGTTTTTAATTTTAAATAATTGTCAAAAAAATATTTCTGAAGATTTACATGCTCAAAATCAAATTGTAGACACAAATAAAGTTGTTGAGCCTTTAGATTTTTATCCGGAAATAAATAAAATGGTAACAACAATTTTATCGCGTTATCATTATAAAAAATTTGATCTTGATGATTCGCTTTCATCAGTTGTTTTTAATAATTATATAAATTCTCTTGATTACAACAAGTCGTATTTTTTAAAATCTGATTTGGACAATTTTGAAAAATATAAATTTGCTTTAGATGAAAATCTTCACTTGGGAAACCTTTTGCCCGCGTATGAAATTTTTAATGTTTATAAAACACGAATGAACGAAAGAATGAAATACGTTCTTGGCAGATTAAACAAAGAATTTGATTTTACAAAGAATGAAACTTTTATAATTGATAGAGAAAAAGAATCTTGGGCAATTAATAATGATGAACTTGATGAAATATGGAGACAGAAATTAAAAAACGAAGCTTTGAATCTTAAATTAAGCGGTAAAGAATGGGAGAAATCAAAAGAGACATTAATTCAGCGATACAAAAATTACCATAAAGCAATTTTACAATTTAAATCCGAAGATGTTTTGCAACTTTATTTAAATTCATTTGCAGATGCAATTGATCCGCACTCAAATTATTTAGCTCCGCGAACTTCTGAAAATTTTAACATAAGAATGAAACTTTCATTAGAAGGAATTGGCGCAACTTTGCAGACAGATAATGATTACACAAAAGTTGTAAATATTGTTCCGGGCGGACCCGCATTTAAAGCTGATAATATTCATGCAGATGATTTAATTTCCGGAGTTGGACAAGGCGATGAAGAAATTGTAGATGTAATCGGCTGGAGAATTGATGATGTTGTTGATTTAATCCGCGGCGATAAAGGAACAAAAGTTAGGTTAACAGTTTTACGCGCAAAAAATGGAATTGATTCTAAACCGGATACAATTTCAATAATTAGAGATAAAGTAAAATTAGAAGAACAAGCTGCGCAGAAAAAAGTTATTTCAATAAATGAAAATAATGTTGATTATAAATTAGGCGTAATTGAAATTCCAAGTTTTTATGTAGATTTTGATGCAAAAAGAAATGGCGATCCCGATTTTAGAAGTACAACCCGAGATGTTGCTAAAATTTTAGATGAATTGAAAAAAGAAAATGTGGATGGAATAATTGTCGATTTGAGAAATAATGGCGGCGGTGCTCTTGATGAAGCTGTTGAACTAACTGGATTATTTATTAAAGATGGTCCGGTTGTTCAAGTTAGGCAATCAAACGGAAGTATAACCGTTGAGAAAGATCCGGATCCGGCAATTATTTATAATGGACCCATGGCAGTTGTAATAAATAGATACAGCGCTTCAGCTTCGGAAATTTTTTCCGGTGCAATACAAGATTACGGAAGAGGAATTGTTTTAGGCGAACAATCATATGGAAAAGGAACAGTTCAAAATTTAATTGGATTAGAAAGATTTGTTCCATCTGCCGGAGATCAAAGCGGACAATTAAAACTCACAATTGCAAAATATTATAGAATTAACGGAAGCAGTACACAAAATCTTGGCGTAATTCCGGATGTTCAATTTCCAACTGCTGTTGATCCAAATGAATATGGAGAAAGCTCAATGCCAAGCGCACTTGAATGGGACCAAATTCAAACAAGTCAGTTTAAAAAATATGGAGATTTTACTTCAATTCTTCCTAAACTGATTAAAAAACATCATGAAAGAATTTTAACGGAACCTGAGTTTAATTATTTATTGGAAGACATTGAAGAATACAAAGAAAATAAAAATAAAATTGAATTTTCCTTAAACGAAGTAGTAAGAAAAAAAGAAAGAGATGAAAGAGAACTTAAAAGAAAACAAAGAGAAGAAGAACGGGAAAAATTAAATAAGATTGAAATAATTGATAAAAAAGAAGTAACTAAAAAAAGTTTAAAAGTTGAAGATCCTTTTTTGGAAGAAAGTGGTCGTATTTTGGTTGATTTATTACAAAAACAAGGTTAG
- a CDS encoding MmcQ/YjbR family DNA-binding protein has protein sequence MELEKLREYCLNKNGSKEDFPFDEETLVFKVGSKMFCLVSMETPLKINLKCEPEDVINLIEENEEIMPGYHMNKKYWITINLDGKLSNKFVFNLIDNSYKLVYEKLPKKEKEIIEKSFR, from the coding sequence TTGGAATTAGAAAAATTACGAGAATACTGCTTAAATAAAAATGGATCAAAAGAAGATTTTCCTTTTGATGAAGAAACTTTAGTGTTTAAAGTCGGAAGCAAAATGTTTTGTCTTGTAAGTATGGAAACTCCATTAAAAATTAATTTGAAATGTGAACCGGAAGATGTAATAAATTTGATTGAAGAAAACGAAGAAATTATGCCCGGATATCACATGAATAAAAAATACTGGATTACGATAAATCTTGATGGAAAATTAAGTAATAAATTTGTTTTTAATTTAATTGATAACTCGTACAAATTGGTTTATGAAAAGTTGCCGAAGAAAGAAAAAGAGATAATTGAGAAAAGTTTTAGATAA
- a CDS encoding ammonium transporter, with product MKRLLKILLLILIISPILMFAEESTPTVESNANAIAEVQTNANYVWTLVAAFLVFFMQAGFAMVETGLTRAKNAANIMMKNLMDFAFGSLAYWILGFGLMFGVNATGWFGTTGFLFSDFAKEGDPWLYAFWMFQVVFAATAATIVSGAMAERTKFVGYLIYSVVISAFIYPIFGSWAWGSLFHGSGWLEGLGFIDFAGSTVVHSVGGWAALAGAIVLGPRIGKYGKDGKPKAIPGHNLVLTALGTFILWFGWFGFNPGSTTAANTDIALIAVTTNLAAAAGAVSSMFTAWLTLGKPDASMTLNGTLAGLVAITAGCANVSPLSAVIIGLLAGILVVFSVLFIERKLKVDDPVGAISVHGVCGAFGTIAAGVFSVEGFSLSVVGTQLIGVAAAFLWVFPLAFGLFKLIDKTIGLRVTPEEELDGLDIGEHGMEAYPEFEKVTN from the coding sequence ATGAAACGGTTACTAAAAATTTTACTTTTGATATTAATAATATCGCCTATTTTAATGTTTGCTGAGGAATCAACTCCAACTGTTGAATCAAATGCGAACGCAATTGCAGAAGTTCAAACAAATGCAAATTATGTATGGACATTAGTTGCCGCTTTCTTAGTTTTCTTTATGCAAGCTGGTTTCGCAATGGTTGAAACTGGCTTAACAAGAGCTAAAAATGCCGCAAATATTATGATGAAAAATTTAATGGATTTTGCTTTTGGTAGTTTGGCCTATTGGATTTTAGGTTTTGGATTAATGTTTGGAGTAAATGCAACAGGTTGGTTTGGAACTACTGGATTTCTTTTTAGCGATTTTGCAAAAGAAGGAGATCCATGGCTTTATGCTTTTTGGATGTTTCAAGTCGTTTTTGCCGCAACGGCAGCTACAATTGTCTCTGGAGCTATGGCTGAAAGAACAAAGTTTGTCGGATATCTCATATATAGTGTTGTAATAAGTGCTTTTATTTATCCAATATTTGGCAGTTGGGCTTGGGGAAGTTTATTTCATGGAAGTGGTTGGTTAGAAGGATTGGGATTTATTGATTTTGCCGGATCAACAGTAGTTCATTCAGTTGGTGGCTGGGCTGCTTTAGCTGGAGCAATTGTATTGGGTCCAAGAATAGGCAAATATGGTAAAGATGGAAAACCAAAAGCTATTCCAGGTCACAATTTAGTTTTAACTGCTTTAGGGACTTTTATATTGTGGTTTGGCTGGTTTGGATTTAATCCTGGAAGTACAACTGCAGCAAACACAGATATTGCATTAATAGCTGTTACAACAAATTTAGCCGCCGCCGCCGGAGCAGTTAGTTCAATGTTCACTGCATGGCTTACTTTAGGAAAACCAGATGCAAGCATGACTTTAAATGGTACCCTAGCAGGTCTGGTAGCAATAACTGCTGGTTGTGCAAACGTTTCACCATTAAGCGCGGTTATAATAGGATTATTAGCTGGTATATTGGTTGTATTTAGTGTTCTGTTTATTGAACGAAAATTAAAAGTTGATGATCCAGTTGGTGCAATTTCTGTTCACGGAGTTTGTGGAGCATTTGGAACAATAGCAGCAGGTGTTTTTAGTGTTGAAGGGTTTTCATTAAGTGTTGTCGGTACTCAACTAATAGGTGTTGCAGCTGCATTTTTATGGGTTTTTCCACTAGCATTTGGCTTATTTAAGTTAATTGATAAAACTATTGGATTAAGAGTTACACCAGAAGAAGAGTTAGATGGTTTAGATATTGGAGAGCATGGTATGGAAGCTTATCCGGAATTTGAAAAAGTAACTAATTAA